One window of the Archangium primigenium genome contains the following:
- a CDS encoding DNA-binding domain-containing protein, producing the protein MKPGLRGFFDTMEAYFTDPAPEALERLYAAHPGWDAPRARVALYGQMVRHHGDATLDKLFPRVRGSVDAQTWAELVRDYAASRPARPFEMNQVGAGFPDFVADAARTRTLPDFLPALARFEWTDFAVYLSREAVPARVERLTVNPTLAVLEHPFQLCAWLRRGGDARPAPGAEVALLWRHPVRLVTMYLAADDRALLVLKMALEGLTPEQVAAATGVDVSHIHAAVEERAAEGLVLRP; encoded by the coding sequence ATGAAGCCCGGCCTGCGCGGCTTCTTCGACACCATGGAGGCCTACTTCACGGACCCCGCGCCCGAGGCCCTGGAGCGCCTGTACGCGGCCCACCCGGGTTGGGACGCGCCGCGCGCGCGGGTGGCGCTCTATGGCCAGATGGTGCGCCACCATGGGGACGCCACGCTCGACAAGCTCTTCCCACGGGTGCGCGGGAGCGTGGACGCACAGACCTGGGCGGAGCTGGTGCGCGACTACGCGGCGTCGCGGCCCGCCCGGCCCTTCGAGATGAACCAGGTGGGCGCGGGCTTCCCGGACTTCGTCGCGGACGCGGCCCGGACGCGCACGCTCCCGGACTTCCTGCCCGCGCTGGCGCGCTTCGAGTGGACGGACTTCGCGGTGTACCTGTCCCGGGAGGCCGTCCCGGCGCGCGTGGAGCGGCTGACGGTGAACCCCACGCTGGCGGTGCTGGAGCATCCCTTCCAGCTGTGCGCCTGGCTGCGGCGGGGCGGCGACGCGCGGCCCGCGCCGGGCGCCGAGGTGGCGCTGCTCTGGCGGCACCCGGTGCGGCTGGTGACGATGTACCTGGCGGCGGACGACCGGGCGCTGCTGGTGCTCAAGATGGCCCTGGAGGGGCTCACGCCGGAGCAGGTGGCGGCGGCCACGGGCGTGGACGTGTCACACATCCACGCCGCCGTGGAGGAACGGGCGGCCGAGGGCCTCGTGCTCCGGCCCTGA